Proteins from one Haloarchaeobius litoreus genomic window:
- the acs gene encoding acetate--CoA ligase, with amino-acid sequence MADDTEDGEVELEARLAEQDTFEPSDAFVEQANVSDEGIYEEFEDPEAWERAADLLDWDEAYDQVLDESDAPFYEWFTDGKLNASYNCVDRHVENGRKNQAAIRWEGELGETKTYTYLDLYNDVNEFAAALRDLGVGEDDVVTMYMPMVPELPIAMLACARIGAPHSVVFAGFSADALATRMNAAESEYLVTCDGYYRRGDALNHKEKADEGLRGVEHDVETVVVDRLGDELKVFLGEHAHDYGELVDAHAGERVDPVPRDAEDMLFLMYTSGTTGEPKGVKHTTGGYLSYVSWTSHAVLDIKPEDTYWCSADIGWITGHSYIVYGPLALGTTTLMYEGTPDYPDRDRIWEMVDRYQVDQFYTAPTAIRAFMKWGTKFPERHDLSSLRLLGTVGEPINPRAWKWYYKHIGDEECPVVDTWWQTETGGMMVTTLPGIGEMKPGSAGPPLPGISAEVVDVSGEPVGAGEAGYLTVNRPWPGMLRTLYNNDERFVSEYWSEYSDEESNRWVYFPEDGAKLDEDGYITVLGRVDDVLNVSGHRLGTMEIESAIVGVPGVAEAAVVGGHHDVKGEAVYAYVITEDGYDPNDELRGKIIEGVEDAIGPIARPEAVIFTPELPKTRSGKIMRRLLEDIANGDELGDTSTLRNPDVVEDIASRVGGD; translated from the coding sequence ATGGCAGACGATACCGAGGACGGAGAGGTGGAACTGGAGGCCCGACTGGCGGAACAGGACACCTTCGAGCCCTCGGACGCGTTCGTCGAGCAGGCGAACGTGTCGGACGAGGGCATCTACGAGGAGTTCGAGGACCCGGAGGCGTGGGAGCGCGCCGCTGACCTGCTCGACTGGGACGAGGCGTACGACCAGGTGCTCGACGAGAGCGACGCACCGTTCTACGAGTGGTTCACCGACGGGAAGCTCAACGCCTCGTACAACTGCGTCGACCGCCACGTCGAGAACGGGCGCAAGAACCAGGCGGCCATCCGCTGGGAGGGCGAACTCGGCGAGACGAAGACGTACACCTACCTCGACCTCTACAACGACGTGAACGAGTTCGCGGCCGCACTGCGCGACCTCGGCGTCGGCGAGGACGACGTGGTCACCATGTACATGCCGATGGTGCCGGAGCTCCCCATCGCGATGCTGGCGTGTGCCCGCATCGGCGCGCCGCACTCGGTCGTGTTCGCCGGCTTCTCCGCGGACGCACTCGCCACGCGGATGAACGCCGCGGAGTCGGAGTACCTGGTGACCTGCGACGGCTACTACCGCCGCGGGGACGCGCTGAACCACAAGGAGAAGGCCGACGAGGGGCTCCGTGGCGTCGAGCACGACGTCGAGACGGTCGTCGTCGACCGCCTCGGCGACGAGCTGAAGGTCTTCCTCGGCGAGCACGCCCACGACTACGGCGAGCTGGTCGACGCCCACGCAGGCGAGCGGGTCGACCCCGTTCCACGTGACGCCGAGGACATGCTGTTCCTGATGTACACCTCCGGCACCACTGGCGAGCCGAAGGGCGTGAAACACACCACCGGCGGCTACCTGAGCTACGTCTCGTGGACCAGCCACGCGGTGCTCGACATCAAGCCGGAGGACACGTACTGGTGCTCGGCCGACATCGGCTGGATCACCGGGCACTCCTACATCGTCTACGGGCCGCTCGCGCTCGGGACGACGACGCTGATGTACGAGGGGACGCCGGACTACCCGGACCGCGACCGCATCTGGGAGATGGTGGACCGCTACCAGGTCGACCAGTTCTACACCGCGCCCACCGCGATCCGGGCGTTCATGAAGTGGGGCACGAAGTTCCCGGAGCGCCACGACTTATCGAGCCTGCGGCTGCTCGGCACGGTCGGCGAGCCGATCAACCCCCGGGCGTGGAAGTGGTACTACAAGCACATCGGCGACGAGGAGTGTCCCGTCGTCGACACCTGGTGGCAGACCGAGACCGGCGGCATGATGGTCACCACCCTGCCCGGGATCGGCGAGATGAAGCCCGGTTCCGCCGGGCCGCCGCTCCCGGGTATCTCCGCGGAGGTCGTCGACGTCTCCGGCGAGCCCGTCGGTGCGGGCGAGGCCGGCTACCTCACCGTGAACAGGCCGTGGCCCGGGATGCTCCGGACGCTGTACAACAACGACGAGCGGTTCGTCTCCGAGTACTGGAGCGAGTACTCCGACGAGGAGTCCAACCGCTGGGTGTACTTCCCGGAGGACGGTGCGAAGCTCGACGAGGACGGCTACATCACCGTGCTCGGGCGTGTCGACGACGTGCTCAACGTCTCCGGCCACCGGCTCGGGACGATGGAGATCGAGAGCGCCATCGTCGGCGTTCCCGGTGTCGCGGAGGCCGCCGTCGTCGGCGGCCACCACGACGTGAAGGGCGAGGCCGTCTACGCCTACGTCATCACCGAGGATGGCTACGACCCGAACGACGAACTCCGCGGGAAGATCATCGAGGGTGTCGAGGACGCCATCGGGCCCATCGCCCGCCCGGAAGCGGTCATCTTCACGCCCGAGCTGCCGAAGACCCGCTCGGGCAAGATAATGCGGCGGCTGCTCGAAGATATCGCGAACGGCGACGAGCTCGGGGATACGTCGACGTTGCGGAATCCGGATGTCGTCGAGGACATCGCGTCGCGCGTCGGCGGGGACTAG
- a CDS encoding DUF7520 family protein produces MTATVSDRLRGRRVVVGIYLAVVALAGVFGAAVGVLLPVESGRDIQQASFAGIEFAVTPLNFAIYGIVMVGVGLGLLLLAVRFVSRFDDEAV; encoded by the coding sequence GTGACAGCAACCGTCAGCGACCGGCTCCGGGGCAGGCGCGTCGTCGTCGGCATCTACCTCGCCGTCGTCGCCCTCGCGGGAGTCTTCGGTGCGGCCGTGGGCGTGCTGCTGCCCGTGGAGTCCGGCCGGGACATCCAGCAGGCGAGCTTCGCCGGCATCGAGTTCGCGGTGACGCCGCTGAACTTCGCCATCTACGGTATCGTGATGGTCGGCGTCGGTCTCGGCCTCCTCCTCCTCGCGGTGCGGTTCGTCTCCCGCTTCGACGACGAAGCGGTCTAG
- a CDS encoding cbb3-type cytochrome c oxidase subunit I has protein sequence MDISGQIVLTALMAVFLFGVVLFLARATDWRTYTPLAGAGSGIVSREGGYGHAEKPAGIFRWLTTVDHKDIGILYGVYAILAFAWGGIAVIIMRAELITPGIDVTQALASSMGVSNGQNLYNGLLTSHGITMLFLFGTPILAAFSNYLVPLLIDADDMAFPRINAIAFWMLPPGAVLIWAGFFIAPFVDSVAPSMASWTMYPPQSVSQTAQGGAASSIAQLNAGTDLMLLGLHLTGVSATMGAINFIATIFAERGPEVGWDKLDIFSWTILTQSALILFSFPLLGSALVMLLLDRNFATTFFTTDGGGTILYQHLFWFFGHPEVYILVLPPMGIISYVLPRFSGRKLFGFKFVVYSTLAIGVLSFGVWAHHMFATGIDPRIRASFMAVSLAIAIPSAVKTFNWITTMWNGKIRLTTPMLFCIGFVGNFIIGGVTGVFLASIPVDFLLHDTYYVVGHFHYVIMGAIAFAVFAGVYYWFPLVTGRMYQVTLAKAHFWLTMVGTNLTFFAMILMGYAGMPRRYATYDLITVGPIDLIQTMHVLATVGAFILLVAQIIWLWNMVQSYMEGPRVGPDPWNLEEDGVDSREWDWFDDRLDTALTDGGEPQDTEADA, from the coding sequence ATGGATATTAGCGGACAGATAGTGCTGACAGCCCTCATGGCGGTGTTCCTGTTCGGGGTCGTGCTGTTTCTGGCACGGGCCACGGACTGGCGCACATACACGCCGCTGGCTGGTGCCGGCTCCGGCATCGTCAGCCGCGAGGGCGGGTACGGACACGCTGAGAAACCAGCCGGGATATTCCGGTGGTTAACCACCGTCGACCACAAGGACATCGGCATCCTCTACGGCGTCTACGCGATTCTCGCGTTCGCGTGGGGCGGCATCGCCGTCATCATCATGCGGGCCGAGCTAATCACGCCCGGCATCGACGTGACGCAAGCGCTCGCGTCCTCCATGGGCGTCAGCAACGGGCAGAACCTCTACAACGGGCTTCTCACGAGTCACGGCATCACGATGCTGTTCCTGTTCGGGACGCCCATCCTCGCCGCCTTCTCCAACTACCTCGTCCCGCTCCTCATCGACGCGGACGACATGGCGTTCCCGCGCATCAACGCCATCGCGTTCTGGATGCTCCCGCCGGGCGCGGTGCTCATCTGGGCCGGCTTCTTCATCGCTCCATTCGTCGACAGCGTCGCGCCGTCGATGGCCTCGTGGACGATGTACCCGCCGCAGTCGGTCTCCCAGACCGCACAGGGCGGCGCTGCGTCGAGCATCGCCCAGCTCAACGCCGGGACGGACCTGATGCTGCTCGGCCTGCACCTCACCGGTGTCTCGGCGACGATGGGTGCGATCAACTTCATCGCGACCATCTTCGCAGAGCGCGGTCCCGAGGTCGGCTGGGACAAGCTCGACATCTTCTCGTGGACCATCCTCACCCAGTCCGCGCTCATCCTGTTCTCGTTCCCGCTCCTGGGGAGCGCGCTGGTCATGCTGCTGCTCGACCGGAACTTCGCGACGACGTTCTTCACCACCGACGGCGGTGGCACCATCCTCTACCAGCACTTGTTCTGGTTCTTCGGCCACCCCGAGGTGTACATCCTCGTGCTGCCCCCGATGGGTATCATCAGCTACGTGCTGCCCCGGTTCTCCGGGCGGAAGCTGTTCGGCTTCAAGTTCGTCGTCTACTCCACGCTGGCCATCGGTGTGCTCTCATTCGGTGTCTGGGCGCACCACATGTTCGCGACGGGCATCGACCCGCGCATCCGCGCCTCGTTCATGGCGGTCTCGCTGGCCATCGCCATCCCGAGTGCGGTGAAGACGTTCAACTGGATCACGACGATGTGGAACGGGAAGATCCGCCTGACGACGCCGATGCTGTTCTGTATCGGCTTCGTCGGCAACTTCATCATCGGCGGCGTCACGGGCGTCTTCCTGGCGTCCATCCCCGTCGACTTCCTGCTCCACGACACATACTACGTCGTCGGCCACTTCCACTACGTCATCATGGGCGCTATCGCCTTCGCGGTGTTCGCGGGCGTCTACTACTGGTTCCCGCTCGTCACCGGGCGGATGTACCAGGTCACGCTCGCCAAGGCCCACTTCTGGCTCACGATGGTCGGGACGAACCTGACCTTCTTCGCGATGATCCTGATGGGCTACGCCGGCATGCCGCGTCGCTACGCGACGTACGACCTCATCACGGTCGGCCCCATCGACCTCATCCAGACGATGCACGTGCTCGCGACCGTCGGCGCGTTCATCCTGCTGGTCGCCCAGATCATCTGGCTCTGGAACATGGTCCAGTCCTACATGGAGGGCCCGCGCGTCGGTCCCGACCCGTGGAACCTCGAGGAGGACGGCGTCGACTCCCGCGAGTGGGACTGGTTCGACGACCGCCTCGACACGGCACTGACTGACGGCGGCGAGCCCCAGGACACAGAAGCAGACGCGTAA
- a CDS encoding DUF6684 family protein: MEQDRTIFDKDTFLDLTVNMIPLFIMAFFFVLFLPMVYGPFGWDSTYSLLQIGLILVPFGLLAILTYFSAVAIEGDANETEAREAAEADAEAEAAAEAETVDEEADAEADTADPDADADVKTETVDEE, from the coding sequence ATGGAGCAAGACCGGACGATATTCGACAAGGACACGTTCCTCGACCTGACGGTGAACATGATCCCGCTGTTCATCATGGCGTTCTTCTTCGTGCTGTTCCTGCCGATGGTGTACGGCCCCTTCGGCTGGGACTCGACGTACTCGCTGCTCCAGATCGGGCTCATCCTCGTTCCCTTCGGGCTGCTGGCGATCCTGACGTACTTCTCCGCGGTCGCCATCGAGGGCGACGCGAACGAGACCGAGGCGCGCGAGGCGGCCGAAGCCGACGCGGAGGCCGAGGCAGCAGCGGAGGCCGAGACCGTCGACGAGGAAGCCGACGCGGAGGCCGACACCGCCGACCCTGACGCCGACGCCGACGTGAAGACCGAGACCGTCGACGAGGAGTAG
- a CDS encoding DUF7541 family protein, translating to MADESSEAATPPRPKASVWPMLIAFGLAISEVGVLFAVLPLSVFGILLFVGGIAGIVTETGYVDQPWPTLAGLAFVFVAVGGALFAGNGGGILQNGDVIAVPNGVAYRGISIAVAGVLGLLLALYGRLRLEIQPARAR from the coding sequence ATGGCAGACGAGTCATCGGAGGCCGCGACACCACCCCGTCCGAAGGCGAGCGTCTGGCCGATGCTCATCGCGTTCGGCCTGGCTATCTCGGAGGTGGGGGTGCTGTTCGCCGTGCTCCCCCTGTCGGTGTTTGGCATCCTGCTGTTCGTGGGCGGCATCGCTGGCATCGTCACCGAGACAGGCTACGTCGACCAGCCGTGGCCCACCCTCGCCGGGCTCGCGTTCGTCTTCGTCGCCGTCGGTGGCGCGCTGTTCGCGGGCAACGGTGGCGGCATCTTGCAGAACGGCGACGTCATCGCGGTCCCGAACGGCGTCGCCTACCGGGGCATCTCCATCGCCGTCGCCGGCGTCCTCGGGCTGCTCCTCGCGCTCTACGGTCGCCTCCGGCTCGAGATCCAGCCGGCCCGCGCCCGCTGA
- a CDS encoding thiolase domain-containing protein: MTDVRIAGVGLTKFGASPERTGRDLFAEAGLDALDDAGVDQDDVEALFYGNFMGELAEHQGHQGPLMAEAVGVDAPATRYEAACASSGVAVAEAVKNIRNGERDVVLVGGAERMTNLGTAGATEALAIAADDLWEVKAGMTFPGAYALMANAYFSEYGGEREDLAAIAVKNHENAVPNEKAQYQREISIEDVIEAPMVAEPLGLYDSCPISDGASALVLTSEEFAEEHDLDAPVSITGTGQGGDLMALHDRDFLARSPAADKAAAEAYADAGISADDVDFAEVHDCFTIAEVLAMESLGLFEVGEGISAARDGKTTREGELPVNLSGGLKAKGHPVGATGASQLAEMASLLRGDHPNSEYVEGATTGVTHNAGGTVASAVVHVLEVEQ; the protein is encoded by the coding sequence ATGACCGACGTACGAATCGCCGGTGTCGGGCTGACAAAGTTCGGTGCGTCACCGGAACGGACCGGTCGGGACCTCTTCGCGGAGGCCGGACTGGACGCGCTCGACGACGCCGGTGTCGACCAGGACGACGTCGAGGCGTTGTTCTACGGGAACTTCATGGGGGAGCTCGCCGAACACCAGGGTCACCAGGGGCCGCTGATGGCCGAGGCCGTCGGCGTCGACGCGCCCGCGACCCGGTACGAGGCGGCGTGTGCCTCCTCCGGGGTGGCGGTGGCCGAGGCGGTGAAGAACATCCGCAACGGCGAGCGAGATGTCGTGCTCGTCGGCGGCGCGGAACGGATGACCAACCTCGGGACCGCGGGCGCGACGGAGGCGCTCGCCATCGCGGCCGACGACCTCTGGGAGGTCAAGGCCGGGATGACGTTCCCCGGCGCGTACGCGCTGATGGCGAACGCGTACTTCAGCGAGTACGGCGGGGAGCGGGAGGACCTCGCAGCCATCGCGGTGAAGAACCACGAGAACGCCGTCCCGAACGAGAAGGCACAGTACCAGCGGGAGATATCGATCGAGGACGTCATCGAGGCGCCGATGGTCGCGGAACCACTCGGGCTGTACGACTCGTGTCCCATCTCGGACGGTGCGAGCGCGCTGGTGCTCACCTCCGAGGAGTTCGCCGAGGAACACGACCTCGATGCGCCGGTCTCCATCACCGGGACCGGACAGGGTGGTGACCTGATGGCGCTGCACGACCGCGACTTCCTCGCGCGCTCGCCCGCTGCGGACAAGGCGGCCGCAGAGGCGTATGCGGACGCCGGAATCTCGGCCGACGACGTCGACTTCGCGGAGGTGCACGACTGCTTCACCATCGCGGAGGTGCTCGCGATGGAGTCGCTCGGCCTGTTCGAGGTCGGCGAGGGCATCTCGGCGGCCCGCGACGGGAAGACGACCCGCGAGGGCGAGCTGCCGGTGAACCTCTCCGGCGGCCTGAAGGCGAAGGGCCATCCGGTCGGCGCGACCGGCGCGTCTCAGCTCGCGGAGATGGCCTCGCTGCTCCGGGGCGACCACCCCAACAGCGAGTACGTCGAGGGAGCGACGACCGGCGTCACCCACAACGCGGGTGGCACGGTCGCGAGTGCAGTGGTTCACGTGCTGGAGGTCGAACAATGA
- a CDS encoding Zn-ribbon domain-containing OB-fold protein, with protein sequence MSDDETYDAGYDDWLDAVEDGEAYYLEGPEGDGWLPPRRVDPATGSRELTEKQLPETGEVETFTVVHVPTPAFEQDAPFATAIARFGPARITGIVEADPGDVEVGMTVAVGVMETETTGDRAVVFRPQ encoded by the coding sequence ATGAGCGACGACGAGACCTACGACGCAGGCTACGACGACTGGCTCGACGCGGTCGAAGACGGCGAGGCGTACTACCTCGAAGGCCCCGAGGGCGACGGCTGGCTGCCGCCGCGGCGGGTCGACCCCGCGACGGGTTCGCGCGAGCTGACCGAGAAGCAGCTGCCGGAGACGGGCGAGGTGGAGACGTTCACCGTCGTCCACGTACCGACGCCCGCCTTCGAACAGGACGCACCGTTCGCGACGGCCATCGCGCGGTTCGGGCCGGCGCGCATCACCGGTATCGTCGAGGCCGACCCCGGCGACGTCGAGGTCGGGATGACGGTCGCTGTCGGTGTGATGGAGACGGAGACGACGGGCGACCGCGCGGTCGTCTTCAGACCGCAGTAA
- a CDS encoding alpha/beta fold hydrolase, translated as MNLKRALASAGIAVGAVAATNELLSRRAEPLEPALEGEQRTYRWRGMDVAYTEAGDPGAPDLLFVHGVNAAGSSQEWHEIFEPLSKAYHVVAVDLPGFGRSDRPPIDYTAALYEDFLTDFVDDVTDSPEIIAASLSGAYAATAASRTDVSRLVLVCPTDSSMPGGRKPLLKRAVRSPLLGEAIFNGIASNPSLEYFSADHGYYDMTGYSRSKQSYQWQTTHQAGARFAPASFISGYLDPDTDLETTLGSLDIPVTLVWGRESDTTPLAEGRKLADSTGAKLVVIDYARLLPHDEHPDKFVEAIEDDLPEISSEVFAEERRQSLERERAEGHEPDPNVSVEAEHDNDAVEIDVEDTGSEN; from the coding sequence ATGAACCTCAAGAGGGCGCTCGCGTCGGCAGGCATCGCCGTCGGTGCCGTGGCAGCGACCAACGAGCTACTGTCGCGACGCGCCGAGCCACTGGAGCCCGCACTCGAGGGCGAGCAGCGGACCTACCGCTGGCGCGGGATGGACGTGGCCTACACGGAGGCCGGCGACCCCGGGGCCCCGGACCTGCTGTTCGTCCACGGCGTCAACGCCGCCGGCTCCAGCCAGGAGTGGCACGAGATCTTCGAGCCGCTCTCGAAGGCGTACCACGTCGTCGCCGTGGACCTCCCCGGCTTCGGCCGCTCCGACCGGCCACCCATCGACTACACCGCCGCGCTGTACGAGGACTTCCTCACGGACTTCGTCGACGACGTCACCGACAGCCCCGAGATCATCGCCGCCTCACTGTCGGGCGCGTACGCCGCCACCGCCGCCAGCCGGACCGACGTCTCCCGGCTCGTGCTCGTCTGCCCGACCGACTCCTCGATGCCCGGCGGGAGGAAGCCGCTGCTCAAGCGCGCCGTCCGCTCGCCGCTGCTCGGCGAGGCCATCTTCAACGGCATCGCCTCGAACCCGTCGCTCGAGTACTTCAGCGCCGACCACGGCTACTACGACATGACGGGCTACAGCCGCTCGAAGCAGTCCTACCAGTGGCAGACAACCCACCAGGCGGGCGCCCGCTTCGCCCCGGCGTCGTTCATCAGCGGCTACCTCGACCCAGACACGGACCTCGAGACGACGCTCGGGAGCCTCGACATCCCCGTGACACTCGTCTGGGGCCGCGAGAGCGACACCACCCCGCTCGCGGAGGGTCGAAAGCTGGCCGACTCGACGGGCGCGAAGCTGGTCGTCATCGACTACGCCCGGCTGCTCCCCCACGACGAACACCCCGACAAGTTCGTCGAGGCGATCGAGGACGACCTCCCCGAGATCAGCAGCGAGGTGTTCGCCGAGGAGCGCCGCCAGAGCCTCGAGCGCGAGCGAGCCGAGGGGCACGAGCCCGACCCGAACGTCTCCGTCGAGGCCGAACACGACAACGACGCCGTCGAGATCGACGTCGAGGACACCGGCTCGGAGAACTGA
- a CDS encoding ABC transporter ATP-binding protein produces the protein MTTVLAADGVRKTYGGTTALDGVSLSVEAGEVFALIGPNGAGKTTLVRSLTGTVEPDEGTVELLGTGPRDAAESRLGVLPQSFSPPGRLTAREVVAYYAGLYDDARDVDDVLAEVGITDAADTWYENCSGGQQRRACLGATLVNDPDVLFLDEPTTGIDPAGRRTLWERIEELAAGGTTVFLTTHDMVEAERLADRVGLLADGDLVAVGSPGELVREHGGDRRLTITVDGSPTAAADALGRETRLDGDHVVAEGVEPGEIGGIVDALDRASVDYTELAWAEPSLEDVYLALAGERFEPRRREPVASEPTTDD, from the coding sequence ATGACGACGGTACTCGCTGCCGATGGCGTCCGAAAGACGTACGGGGGGACGACCGCGCTCGACGGCGTCTCGCTGTCGGTCGAGGCGGGCGAGGTGTTCGCGCTCATCGGCCCGAACGGCGCGGGGAAGACCACGCTCGTCCGCTCGCTGACCGGGACGGTCGAGCCGGACGAGGGGACGGTGGAGCTGCTCGGGACGGGTCCCCGAGACGCCGCCGAGTCACGTCTCGGTGTGCTCCCGCAGTCGTTCTCGCCGCCGGGGCGGCTCACCGCACGGGAGGTCGTCGCCTACTACGCCGGCCTGTACGACGACGCCCGCGACGTGGACGACGTGCTGGCGGAGGTCGGCATCACCGACGCCGCGGACACCTGGTACGAGAACTGCTCGGGCGGCCAGCAGCGCCGGGCCTGTCTCGGGGCGACGCTCGTCAACGACCCGGACGTGCTGTTCCTCGACGAGCCGACGACCGGCATCGACCCGGCCGGCCGCCGCACCCTCTGGGAGCGCATCGAGGAGCTCGCGGCGGGTGGGACCACGGTGTTCCTGACGACTCACGACATGGTCGAGGCAGAGCGTCTCGCCGACCGCGTGGGTCTGCTCGCCGACGGCGACCTCGTCGCGGTCGGTAGCCCGGGCGAACTCGTCCGCGAGCACGGGGGCGACCGGCGGCTCACCATCACGGTCGACGGGAGCCCGACCGCCGCGGCCGACGCGCTCGGACGTGAGACGCGTCTCGACGGCGACCACGTCGTCGCCGAGGGCGTCGAACCGGGTGAGATCGGCGGCATCGTCGACGCGCTCGACCGTGCCAGCGTCGACTACACCGAACTGGCGTGGGCGGAGCCGTCGCTGGAGGACGTGTATCTGGCACTCGCAGGGGAGCGGTTCGAGCCGAGACGCCGGGAACCGGTGGCGTCGGAGCCGACGACGGACGACTGA
- a CDS encoding sugar ABC transporter permease yields MSLLRSVARSVGGDVRTVMTAPKRAFDELRYTVAGLRTGDVRPRDVAWSAVSTVGALLVVSLLLFPIYWVFKLALSGGTGSFFATTGINLLPTDPTFQTFVWVLGDLILPSYRITLAIPGTGSEVFLQTPKLVVLDASAHGVEYPSRFQKYLWNSVTVAVPTVVLAMCMIVPGAYALSRREFIGRGKLLYGYVLFTQVGGGIGIASLIALYALFVQYGLTADKFALAFYYAATAVPFNTWLLKTYMDGIPKSYEEAAYVDGASTLRVVWEVILPLSKAGLATVFIFTFLAGWTEFVVAQTVLTTDQYTLPVGLYLLVSEYSTPWPKFSAFALTFALPIMLVYLLAQRYIEDGLSFGGVEG; encoded by the coding sequence ATGAGCCTGTTGCGCTCGGTCGCTCGCAGCGTCGGCGGCGACGTGCGGACCGTCATGACCGCCCCCAAACGCGCCTTCGACGAGCTGCGCTACACGGTCGCTGGCCTGCGCACCGGCGACGTGCGGCCACGCGACGTTGCGTGGTCAGCCGTCTCGACCGTCGGCGCGCTGCTGGTCGTGTCGCTGCTGCTGTTCCCCATCTACTGGGTGTTCAAGCTGGCGCTCTCGGGCGGGACCGGCTCGTTCTTCGCGACGACCGGCATCAACCTGCTGCCGACGGACCCGACGTTCCAGACGTTCGTCTGGGTCCTCGGAGACCTCATCCTGCCGAGCTACCGCATCACGCTCGCCATCCCCGGAACCGGCTCCGAGGTGTTCCTGCAGACGCCGAAGCTCGTGGTACTCGACGCCAGCGCCCACGGCGTCGAGTATCCGAGCCGGTTCCAGAAGTACCTCTGGAACAGCGTCACCGTGGCCGTCCCGACGGTCGTCCTCGCGATGTGTATGATCGTCCCCGGCGCCTACGCGCTGTCGCGCCGGGAGTTCATCGGCCGGGGGAAGCTGCTGTACGGCTACGTCCTGTTCACGCAGGTCGGGGGCGGCATCGGCATCGCGAGCCTCATCGCGCTGTACGCGCTGTTCGTGCAGTACGGGCTGACCGCGGACAAGTTCGCCCTGGCGTTCTACTACGCCGCGACCGCCGTGCCGTTCAACACGTGGCTGCTGAAGACGTACATGGACGGCATCCCCAAGTCCTACGAGGAGGCCGCCTACGTCGACGGCGCGTCGACGCTCAGGGTCGTCTGGGAGGTCATCCTCCCGCTGTCGAAGGCGGGGCTCGCGACGGTGTTCATCTTCACCTTCCTCGCGGGATGGACGGAGTTCGTCGTCGCCCAGACCGTGCTGACGACCGACCAGTACACGCTCCCGGTGGGGCTGTACCTGCTCGTCAGCGAGTACTCGACGCCGTGGCCTAAGTTCTCGGCGTTCGCGCTCACCTTCGCGCTGCCGATCATGCTCGTCTACCTGCTCGCACAGCGGTACATCGAGGACGGGCTGTCGTTCGGCGGCGTCGAGGGCTAA